TGGCATTCCCGGGAAAGGAATGGGGTGCGTTATACGGCACCACTTTCGCCCGCAACAGCGAAGGAAAGATTCTGATCGACGAAAACGGTATGCCCGTCACCTCAACAGAAGACCAGGTACTGGGATATGTCAACCCGGACTGGACCGGAGGTTTCCGAAACACCTTCAGTTATCAGGCATTTACTCTGTCGGCCCTTCTCGATTTCCGAAAAGGCGGAGATATATTTAGCATGACCAAAGCGGTTGGACAAGATACCGGTATACTGGAAGCTACGGTAAAAGACGGAATCCGTGAGAACGGAATGATTGTCGATGGTGTTTACCGGGATGGAACTTCCATTAACGGCACCGATGTGAGCGGACAAACCAATACAACGCGTATTTCGGCCCGTTCGTACTGGCGAAGTTCGCGGAACTGGGCCGAACTGTCAATTATTGACGGAAGCTTTGTAAAACTTCGTGAAGTGACCCTCACTTATACATTTCCCCATTCATTCCTGAACAAGATAAGCATTGAAAATGCTTCCTTTTCCCTGTACGGACACAATCTTGCCTTGTTATACACTGACAAAAGCAATGACGTTCATATCGATCCCGAAGTTTCGTCAGGCGGGACCGTTGCCGGTACCGGCTTCGAATCGTACCAAATGCCGCCGGTACGTACCCTTGGATGCAAACTGAACGTGAAATTTTAAAACTGATACCACATGAAAAACCGAGCAATATTATCTGTTATCGCTTTACTTATCGCATTCGTTGCCTGTACAAGCGATTTTAAAACGATTAACGAGAACCCGAACAATCCGGAAACCGCCCCTTTGACCAACGTGTTTGCCTACGTCATCGAAAGCCTTACTTCGGAATTCGGAAAAACGGAAATGGATTATCCTGCGGCCTTTGTCGGCCATATCACCAAAGGAACCTATACCGATGTAATTAACTACTACAGCAAACCCGGTGACGGAACCTGGGAAACCATATACGAAACGGCATTAACTAATGCAGAATACGTGATATCGGGAGCCAAAGATGAGGGAAATACCAACCTGGAGGCTGCTGCGATGGTACTAAAAGTATACGCCATGCAAATGGCTGTTGATATTTACGGGAAAGTCCCTTTTTCTGATGCCAACCTGGGAGATGCCGGAACCATTCATCCGAAATACGACGATGAAAAAACCGTCTATTATGCACTGCTGGATACATTGGAAAGGGCCAACAGCTTATTTGATGCAACCAACGGCGGTTCGCTCGGCGACGGCGACTTGCTTTACAGCGGCGATGTCGGTCAGTGGCAGCGGTTCTGCAATTCCCTCCGTCTGCGGCTGGCTATGCGCATTTCCAACGTTGATGAAACCAAGGCAAAAAGCGAAATTGCGGCAGTCCTCAACGCTCCGGACACTTATCCGGTATTTTCCGGCAACGACGACAATGCCTATATTTCTTATCCGGGAGGCGACTGGGTCGAGCCCTGGACTTCTGAATACAGCTCGATTGGCGATAACTACATGGCCAAACCCATCATCGACACGATGGTTAACTACAGTGACCCCCGCATTGCCTACTATGCCGAACCACTCGACGACGGTTCGTACAAGGGGCTGGCCGTAGGTAATGATGCCGATACCGTGTATTCGAAAATAAACGATTCGTTTGTGAATAATCCTACCGGAAATGTCTACCTGATGGTTTATGCCGAAGTGGAATTCATTAAGGCCGAAGCAGTGCTTCGCGGATTTATTTCCGGCAATGCCAAAGACCTGTATGACTCAGGTATTACTGCTTCGTGCCAGGAATATGGAATCGGTAGCCAGGAAATCAGCGATTACCTGGCTAATTCTGACGTTTCCTGGCAATCAAGCCTCACACAAATCTATGTGCAAAAATGGATTGCCCTGTTCCGGCAAAGCTGGGAGGCCTGGGCTGAAATGCGCCGAACCGATGTTCCCAAACTGGCCCCGGCAACGCATTCAACAGCTACAGGACACAATCGTGCGCCGTTCCGCTTTCCCTATCCCGATTCGGAACAAAAGCTGAATGCATCCAATATCCCCTCCTCTGTTACCGAAACAGATTATTTCTGGGGATACCAAATCTGGTGGGATACCCGTCAATCAGTTCAATGATTCATACTGTGCTACTCAGTTGTAACTTAACCCTGTTTCTAGTGATGATAGAAACAGGGTTACGTTTGTTATTAGTCTTAGGGTAGGTCAATTCCTGGCATGTCTCTGCCATAGCGGTCGGAACAACGTTGGTGTTTCATATCGCGGGGCTGCACGACCGCTTTCCACATGTGTGTTCCATTACCCGGGGTGGCGTAACCGCGACAGACGTCGCGCATTCCTTCCCCCGGGCTGAGGGCTGTTAGGCATTCAGCCTGACAAACAGAACATCCCGTACAAAAGCTGTGAAGGGCGAATACTGCTTAGCGGTGCTGTATAGTAAGGACAAAACCGGCGTGTCTACGCCATTGCGTTTTAGAAATACCGTGGCCCCATCCGGCGGCGGCGGCGACCAATGTTGAAATCGTAGCTGACCATGAATTCGTGTGTCCCGGCATTGTAGTGCGCTTCAGACATGGTGGTCATATCGTAGGCATAGCCAATTTTCACCTGCGGAGTTATATAAAACTGCAACAGTCCACCGAATGAATTCTGATACCGATAAGTCGCTCCTACCCACACCTTCTCGCTAATCAGGAATTGTGCTGAAACATCGGCCGATATCGGCGAATTCTCTGCATAGCGAACTAAAAACGAAGGTTTGAATTTCAGCGTACCGTAACGCGACACATTGAATACCTGAGCTCCCATCAAGTAAAAGTGGAGCACTTCGGTCTGACTTAAATTGGTCGTCTCCTTTTGGATACTGTTTTTGAGAATTTTCGGCACCGATATTCCCAGGAAAAAGCGATCGCCATGCCACATCACACCTACCCCGAAGTTGGGAAGAAATTTGTAGTTGATATCCTGGGCAAAAAGCGGGTCATTGGGGTCGTTGATCTGAAGATCGGACAGACGGGCCTCATACAGGTTGAAACCAGCTTCCAAACCAAAAGAGATATACTGCCGGCGACTGTAACGACTGGCGCGCACACGGTAGGCATAGTCGAAGTAAATACCGTTCTGTTTGACCGGTCCCCAACTATCGTTGAAAATCGACACACCCAACCCGACATTATACGAGTTAAGCGGAGCCTGAACCGTAACTGTATTGGTTGAAGGAGCGCCGTCGAAACCGACCCATTGCTGCCGCGAAAGAGCCGTCACATTCAGGGTACCCTGACTTCCTGCATAGGCCGGCTGCACCGTTAGTACGTTGTTCAGGTACTGCGTAAAAACCGGATCCTGTTGCGCTTTTCCCACAAAGGGAAGTAACATCAGCACAGCAAATACTCCCAGCAGGTTAGTCCACTTTAATATGTTGGTTCGTTTTGTCAAATTAATTCAATTTCAATCTTTTCGTTTCAAACGGTATACGGATTAGGGTATAGGGTGTAAGGGGTTCCTATGCTTTTCTCCCGGATTCCGTTCTATTTTTTTCATTTTTCAAATATCATTTATCAGCGTTGGCTCTGTTGCTGTCGAAACAGCGTTGGCGTTTCAAACCACTGCCTCTCGCGACCGCCTTATTACGGGGTCTGGCTTAACATTCCCAAGGCGGTGCCATTGGGCTAAATTAAACTGGCCTTTCAGGCCGAAAAATACTACAATACTGTGCCCTACGGGCAAACAGATAAACAGCACTCAGTCACTTCTCTGCCTTCTTAAATCTTAACACTCTAAGCTTTATTCTTATGAACGCTTTTCTTCTTTATATCGTGCCAGATCTGTTTCATAAAACTTAAAACCTAACACTTAAAACTTTCTCCGTCTAAAGCCACCAGTTACCGTTTCCCAGGCCTCTGCTGTTCGCGGGCTATCCTCCGCTGGAGGAGGTGGCCGCAGGCCGGAGGAGGATTGTAAAACTCCTACGGAGTATGGGCACTTCCTTCTATTTCATTTTTACAATACTGTATGCCCTACGAGCAAACAGATGCTAATTTTCAAAACATCTACGTCGCTGCAATTGCGCTCGAAACAGCGTTGGCTTTTCAAATTCACGGGTTGCACCCGACATGCCCCCGGATGCTCCCGACGCCTCGGGACAGGGCTATTAATTTTTTAACCCCTACCGGGGTTGTAAGAACGCTTTTCTCCAACCTGAAATGTCAAAGGTGTAAAGTCTGATGTCTGCAGTCTTTATTCTTAAAACTTAACACCTAAAACTCTGTTCTAATGAACGCTTTTCTTTCTTATTTCGTATTGTGTCAGGTTAAATTCGCTCTTCTTAAAACCTAACACTTAAAACTTCTTCCGTCTAACATCTCTCCTCTAACGTCTCTCTTCTAGTAGGCTATGTAGACGAATCCTTTATAGGTCTTGTGCGTACCACCGAGGGTTAACACATAATAGTATGTTCCAACCGGCAACAAGCGGTCACCCGACATCAGGCCGGTATTGCACTTACCATCCCAGTCGTTTTTGTAATCCTTGCTCGTGTATACCTTGCTCTGCCAACGATTATAAACCGTAAGTACCGTACCCGGATATTGCTCAATACCCAGAATCTCGAAGGTGTCGTTAAAGCCATCCTGGTTCGGAGAAAAAGCCTCCGGAATCACAAACGGACCTCTGCTGACATCAATGACCACCACGGCCGAATCACACAGATTGGTCAAGTCACACACCTGGTAGGTAAACTGATCGTTCCCCTGGTACGGTTCCGTTGGAATATAGTTAATGGTTCCATCGGGCAATACCTTCACATCTCCATAACTCGGTTTTAGCAATATTGTCACCGAGCTGGTATCCAGATTATTGTCGACATCAACATCGTTGGCTAATACTCCTATGTTGATGGGTTCCTGAGCTGACGTAGCTGCAAAATCATCGTATGCCACCGGTGCATGATTCACTCCTTGCACAACAACAATATCAGTAGCAGGACAACCTGATGAGTCTTTAACATCAAGGGTATACGTACCCGGTGAACTAATTTCCAGGATCGGCTCATCGGAAACACCCTCGATGGTTCCATCGGTCGTACTCCAGTGAAAAGTAAGTGGAGCATTGCCAGTCGTTCCGGAAGCATCCAGAACAGCACTCATACCCGATTCAAGCGTTTCTGGTGCATCCATTACAATTTCCGGCAATGGCAGCACCGTAGCAACCATTGTGTCTTTTTTACTCAATCCGGCACTATTCGTAACCGTCAAAATCAATTCATGCTGTCCCGGTCCATCGGGCACATAGTTGGTTACCTGGGCCGTTGGGTTATCAAACGTGCCGGTAGTTGATGTCCAGTCGTACCGCAAATCCAATCCCTGAGAACCGGAAGCATCCGCCACAACGGTCCCACAGCCACTAACAGTAGTATCATTGCCGGCATTCGCAATCAGGTCGGCCATTACATATACATAGGCTGTTGCATACGTCTGGCGTGTTCCATCACTCACTTCATACACAAAATGATCGGCTCCGATGTATCCCGGATTCGGCGTATAGCTAAAACTACCATCTGTTTTCAGGTTGACCATCCCATGATCGGGACCGTTAGCATCTTTATTAGCCAGTTTGTAGGTAAGCGCCTGTTTTCCGTCCACCGACAGATCGTTGGGGGCGACCGAACCCGACTTTTCCTTCATGAACGACATGAACAGGTCGTCGCCACCGAAAGGCGGATTATTCTGATTCGTGTTATCGTACAACCGAAGCTTCACCTTCGCCTCTACGGTGCTATGACCGTCGGTTACTTCGTAGGTAAATTCATCGTCTACCGGGTTCGGTGTCGATGGCGTATAGATATATGTTCCGTCGGCGTGCAATACTACGGTACCGTGCAACGGGCCTTTCGCAGGCGTGGTATTCACGGTGAGCGGATCGCCGTTCAGGTCGATATCGTTGTTCAGTACGGTCGAATGGATGGTGGTACCGGCAGGTGCCCTTGCCTCATCATTAAAGGCGACCGGCGGATATTGCTTCGACGGATTCGTTCTCAGGATTTCGAACTGCACCCTCGACTCCATGATGATGCCATTGCGTTCTACCTTGTAAGAGAATGAATCGTGTCCCGCATAACCATTATCCGGCATATACGAATAGTTACCATCATGAATACCGATAACAACAAAGCCGTTTTTCGCCTGTTGGGTCACACTGGCTATCAAATCCGATTGACCCGCCAGATTGTCCAGCGGCAATGCTTTGGTATTTGTTGCAGCCGTCGACAACATGAAGTCGTTGGTAAACACACTTCCGTTGAAGGCGGTTTCGCCGTCGCTTACGCTCATGATGTTGTGGTCATCGACCAGCTCGAAGGTGTATGGCTCGACAATCTCAACAGAGATCTGCCTTGGATCGCCGTTACAAACGGCAATCTGCTGCCCATCGGTATTCACGTGTATCTGCGTAACCGAGAGCTCCAGTGTGTAGATGCCGGGAGTTCCATCCCAGGTTATGGTTACTGAGTTTCCGGTAGATGCACTCAAATCGGTGGAGGAACCGCCGGAAGAGACACTCCAGTGGTACTGGTAGTTTGGCTCGGCCGTTACGCTGTAGGTCCGTTGTTCACCCTGCGGCACTTGCTGATCGGCCGTGGTCTGGGCATACCCTTTCCCTACCGGGAAGAGGAGTGCCAGCAGGCTAACCAACAGGATGATATGTTTCACGTAGACCTTCACGTACTTAATTCATTTGTATAGCCGGGGTTACCGGTGTTTTAAATATTGTGTATTGGAATGCTCCGGCAGTTGTCGAAACATGAATCTCCATTCCGTACTTGTCGGTGGCTTTCACCAGTACGACGTCGTAAACCTGGTCTTGCAACACATTGTTTACGAGGCCGTTCAGCGCTAAGCTGTAATCGGTGGCATCCAACAATTTCTTTTGGAGATTTTCAGTGGTTCCGTCTGGTTTAGTAACCTTATAATCCACGGTCACCGGGTAATTTGAATTCGGTAACGGAACGCCATCGGCCGCAAACAGTTCAACGGTCGCCGTTGTGTTGCTGGTCGGTATATTCGGGTCGGCACAATCGCCGGCCTCTTTTGGGTTAAAGGCGATACTGGATGTGTTGGGCTGGACATTGACGACGATGGCTTTGGTGTTGGTACAGCCATCGGCATTGGTTTCCGTTGCCGTTACATAGTAGGTTCCGGCTTTGGCCCAGGTCACATCAATGGAAGCCTGGTTGTTCCCTGACGGGAAACTGATTTCCGAAGGTTGTGTTGCTTCGGTGGTAAATGTTTGTTCGTTGTAAATCACCCAGGAGTAGCTACTCCCGGGATGATTTTCAACAAAAAGATTGCGTGTTTGCCCTTCTGACACCACAAACGCCACCTGTGCCGTGGCAGAAGCCACGGCCAGGATTACCCATCCAACGATGAGTAGCAGGCGTTTATAGGTTAGGGTTGAGAACACTAAATGTTATTTGAATTAATTAGCTGTAATTGTAGATGTGTGTGGTCTAGCGACTACAGCGTCACCAGTATTATTGGTACCATCACTTTCAATTGAACCGCTTGAACACTGAGTATTGCTTATTGTCAATGTTTCTGTGAAATCCTGTGCATCTACTGCTGAAGTATTATCATAGGTGTTACCGTTAGTATATGTAACTTCCAACTTAACTGAACCTGCTCCGGCAGGTGCGGTAACAGTTGTTCCACTAAGCGCTGTGCCTGTGATATCATTATCAGAAGCATCCAGTACTTTAACCGAACCACCAGAAATACCTGCGATAGCGCTA
This Prolixibacter sp. NT017 DNA region includes the following protein-coding sequences:
- a CDS encoding SusD/RagB family nutrient-binding outer membrane lipoprotein, translating into MKNRAILSVIALLIAFVACTSDFKTINENPNNPETAPLTNVFAYVIESLTSEFGKTEMDYPAAFVGHITKGTYTDVINYYSKPGDGTWETIYETALTNAEYVISGAKDEGNTNLEAAAMVLKVYAMQMAVDIYGKVPFSDANLGDAGTIHPKYDDEKTVYYALLDTLERANSLFDATNGGSLGDGDLLYSGDVGQWQRFCNSLRLRLAMRISNVDETKAKSEIAAVLNAPDTYPVFSGNDDNAYISYPGGDWVEPWTSEYSSIGDNYMAKPIIDTMVNYSDPRIAYYAEPLDDGSYKGLAVGNDADTVYSKINDSFVNNPTGNVYLMVYAEVEFIKAEAVLRGFISGNAKDLYDSGITASCQEYGIGSQEISDYLANSDVSWQSSLTQIYVQKWIALFRQSWEAWAEMRRTDVPKLAPATHSTATGHNRAPFRFPYPDSEQKLNASNIPSSVTETDYFWGYQIWWDTRQSVQ
- a CDS encoding Ig-like domain-containing protein, which gives rise to MKVYVKHIILLVSLLALLFPVGKGYAQTTADQQVPQGEQRTYSVTAEPNYQYHWSVSSGGSSTDLSASTGNSVTITWDGTPGIYTLELSVTQIHVNTDGQQIAVCNGDPRQISVEIVEPYTFELVDDHNIMSVSDGETAFNGSVFTNDFMLSTAATNTKALPLDNLAGQSDLIASVTQQAKNGFVVIGIHDGNYSYMPDNGYAGHDSFSYKVERNGIIMESRVQFEILRTNPSKQYPPVAFNDEARAPAGTTIHSTVLNNDIDLNGDPLTVNTTPAKGPLHGTVVLHADGTYIYTPSTPNPVDDEFTYEVTDGHSTVEAKVKLRLYDNTNQNNPPFGGDDLFMSFMKEKSGSVAPNDLSVDGKQALTYKLANKDANGPDHGMVNLKTDGSFSYTPNPGYIGADHFVYEVSDGTRQTYATAYVYVMADLIANAGNDTTVSGCGTVVADASGSQGLDLRYDWTSTTGTFDNPTAQVTNYVPDGPGQHELILTVTNSAGLSKKDTMVATVLPLPEIVMDAPETLESGMSAVLDASGTTGNAPLTFHWSTTDGTIEGVSDEPILEISSPGTYTLDVKDSSGCPATDIVVVQGVNHAPVAYDDFAATSAQEPINIGVLANDVDVDNNLDTSSVTILLKPSYGDVKVLPDGTINYIPTEPYQGNDQFTYQVCDLTNLCDSAVVVIDVSRGPFVIPEAFSPNQDGFNDTFEILGIEQYPGTVLTVYNRWQSKVYTSKDYKNDWDGKCNTGLMSGDRLLPVGTYYYVLTLGGTHKTYKGFVYIAY
- a CDS encoding type IX secretion system membrane protein PorP/SprF, translated to MTKRTNILKWTNLLGVFAVLMLLPFVGKAQQDPVFTQYLNNVLTVQPAYAGSQGTLNVTALSRQQWVGFDGAPSTNTVTVQAPLNSYNVGLGVSIFNDSWGPVKQNGIYFDYAYRVRASRYSRRQYISFGLEAGFNLYEARLSDLQINDPNDPLFAQDINYKFLPNFGVGVMWHGDRFFLGISVPKILKNSIQKETTNLSQTEVLHFYLMGAQVFNVSRYGTLKFKPSFLVRYAENSPISADVSAQFLISEKVWVGATYRYQNSFGGLLQFYITPQVKIGYAYDMTTMSEAHYNAGTHEFMVSYDFNIGRRRRRMGPRYF